One segment of Candidatus Kapaibacterium sp. DNA contains the following:
- a CDS encoding DUF3160 domain-containing protein, with protein MKKFLTIILALLFVSASTYANFKVEEYIKFLEENKDMSVDDLLEMYPAGAFLKEANTDFMNADYSKEIDSIFTLTDYEKALISKHGFMVTERLNFPTFIHAFWDVFIKDMPIYISADAMLHALHFTYSSLLPYIEEYEIATRLGIGINSVKEYMKSIDTNEIPDNYHKALFDMDLYFSVTQMLLYHDFECNFPDNQAKVEEIKQMVKDLSPLDYALFCNSPRKLDFSQFQIRGHYTRSWYLERYFQAMMWLGRTEILISAPKNDPVNIFTKEDIDQMTLLTAVIAETVHKSGADKDFAWIDSMLVILIGKQDNINLWEIINAMDELQITALELADTNKLELFRNKILELNSANQLYSSQILFSDPFDLNQVVPPAAFLLMGQRPIIDGFITANVTYDKILYKGKKVERMVPQTLDILFSLGNDAAIQLMLEELKKYPYSSNLAALRYLIDSYDGSFWNENVYGRWINTIRSLNPPVKRDNLPPFMQTAAWWQKTMNTQLASWAELRHDFLLYGKQPYTSGNICSYPHGYVEPVPELYEELKNVIKNIHEFLPNGIPYIYHKWENACNNLKAISEKILAGEKYSESDVDFLCSTIKEDRSCGGTNLGWYIGLYAYLTANEFNDNYLKGDGFESDKPVVADVHTIPTDEFGNEVGWVLHAGTGKINMAVITAPTPEGGMRSYIGPVSSYYEFLSNDFKRLTNEEWREMDGAPAYRPASTNLYLADKDGAKPDGDIMSLFTYISNSTEDLPLATNNIRMKNHPNPFNHKTVINFVIPWNLDGQKANLSIYDIQGNRVITLFDQIVPANSYSLIWNGLNANDIAVPSGIYIYTLKIGKIIQSGKMNLIR; from the coding sequence ATGAAAAAGTTTTTGACTATTATTTTAGCTTTGTTGTTTGTTTCGGCTTCGACGTATGCGAATTTTAAAGTTGAGGAATATATCAAATTCCTCGAAGAGAACAAGGATATGAGCGTTGATGATTTGCTTGAGATGTATCCTGCCGGAGCTTTTCTTAAAGAGGCAAACACTGATTTCATGAATGCCGATTATTCGAAAGAAATTGATTCCATTTTCACATTGACTGATTATGAGAAAGCTCTGATTTCAAAGCATGGCTTTATGGTCACGGAAAGATTGAATTTCCCGACATTTATCCATGCATTTTGGGATGTTTTCATCAAGGATATGCCTATTTATATTTCCGCCGATGCTATGCTTCATGCACTACATTTTACTTATAGTAGTTTATTACCTTATATTGAAGAGTATGAGATAGCAACAAGACTTGGAATAGGCATCAATTCTGTAAAAGAATATATGAAAAGCATTGACACAAATGAGATACCGGACAATTACCATAAAGCTCTGTTTGATATGGATTTATATTTCTCGGTAACTCAAATGTTGCTTTACCATGATTTTGAATGTAATTTTCCCGATAATCAAGCTAAAGTTGAAGAAATAAAGCAAATGGTTAAAGATTTATCGCCTTTAGATTATGCTCTTTTCTGCAACAGTCCTCGCAAATTGGATTTCAGTCAGTTTCAAATTCGTGGGCATTACACAAGAAGCTGGTACTTAGAAAGATATTTTCAAGCAATGATGTGGCTGGGTAGAACGGAAATTTTAATCTCGGCTCCTAAAAATGACCCGGTAAATATATTCACAAAAGAAGACATTGACCAAATGACGCTTTTGACAGCTGTGATAGCAGAAACAGTTCATAAATCAGGAGCTGATAAGGATTTTGCGTGGATAGACAGTATGTTGGTTATCCTCATCGGCAAACAGGATAACATTAACTTATGGGAAATCATAAATGCTATGGATGAACTCCAAATTACAGCTCTTGAACTTGCAGATACTAATAAATTAGAACTTTTCCGAAATAAAATTCTTGAATTAAATTCTGCAAATCAGCTATATAGTTCTCAGATACTATTTTCTGACCCTTTCGACCTGAACCAAGTAGTTCCACCTGCGGCATTTTTGCTAATGGGGCAACGACCGATTATTGACGGGTTTATAACTGCGAATGTTACATATGACAAGATTCTTTATAAAGGAAAAAAAGTCGAAAGAATGGTACCTCAGACATTAGATATTCTTTTTTCACTTGGAAATGATGCCGCAATTCAATTAATGCTCGAGGAATTAAAAAAGTATCCTTATTCATCAAATTTAGCCGCACTTCGTTATCTTATTGATTCTTATGATGGTAGTTTTTGGAATGAAAATGTATATGGCAGATGGATAAATACAATACGTTCATTGAATCCGCCAGTGAAGCGGGACAATTTGCCTCCATTTATGCAAACTGCTGCTTGGTGGCAAAAGACAATGAACACACAACTTGCTTCTTGGGCTGAACTGCGGCATGACTTTCTATTATATGGTAAGCAACCTTATACAAGTGGTAATATTTGTTCATATCCTCATGGATATGTAGAACCCGTCCCTGAATTATACGAAGAATTAAAAAATGTAATAAAAAATATTCACGAATTTCTTCCAAATGGTATTCCATATATATATCACAAGTGGGAAAATGCCTGCAATAACCTTAAAGCAATTTCCGAAAAGATACTTGCCGGAGAAAAATATTCTGAAAGTGATGTTGATTTTTTATGTTCAACTATTAAGGAAGATAGGAGTTGCGGAGGCACTAATCTCGGGTGGTATATTGGGCTATATGCGTATCTCACTGCAAATGAATTCAATGATAATTATTTAAAAGGTGATGGTTTTGAATCCGACAAACCTGTCGTTGCAGACGTACACACAATTCCCACAGATGAATTTGGCAATGAAGTGGGTTGGGTATTGCACGCCGGTACAGGCAAAATTAATATGGCTGTGATAACTGCACCCACTCCCGAAGGTGGAATGCGCTCATATATTGGTCCTGTTTCGAGCTATTACGAATTTCTTTCCAATGATTTTAAACGACTTACAAATGAAGAATGGCGAGAGATGGACGGCGCCCCTGCATATCGCCCTGCTTCTACAAATTTATATCTAGCCGATAAAGATGGTGCCAAGCCCGATGGCGATATAATGTCATTATTCACATATATTAGCAATAGCACCGAAGATTTGCCATTGGCAACAAATAACATAAGGATGAAAAATCATCCAAATCCGTTCAATCATAAAACTGTCATCAATTTTGTAATCCCATGGAATTTGGATGGTCAAAAAGCTAATTTAAGCATTTACGATATTCAGGGTAATAGGGTTATCACTTTATTCGACCAAATTGTTCCTGCAAATTCATATTCTTTGATTTGGAACGGATTGAATGCGAACGACATAGCAGTGCCGTCAGGAATATATATTTACACTCTCAAGATTGGCAAAATAATTCAATCCGGTAAAATGAATTTGATAAGGTAA
- a CDS encoding efflux RND transporter permease subunit, whose product MLNKIIKYFLENKLVTLLVLLGLIAWGIVTAPFGWQVGGLPSDPVPVDAIPDIGENQQIVFTPWAGRSPQDIEDQISYPLTTYLLGIPGVKTIRSSSIFGFSSIYIIFDEDIEFYWSRSRILEKLSSLPSGLLPDGVQPTLGPDATALGQIYWYTLEGRDKEGNPTGGWDLHEIRTVQDFYVKYGLNASEGVSEVASIGGFVQEYQIDVNPDALKVYNIPLYKVMQAVQKSNRDVGAKTIEINQAEYLVRGLGYVKSVEDIEKAVVAVQDNVPIRIKDIAFVTLGPASRRGVLDKDGAEVVGGVVVARYGANPLQVINNLKDKIKEISPGLPQKTLANGVVSQLTIVPFYDRSELIYETLGTLEEALSLQILITILVIIVMIYNLRASLLISSLLPIAVLMVFIAMRYFGVDANIVALSGIAIAIGTMVDLGIILTENVIKHLDEAPPEQKLITTIYKGSAEVSSAILTAVSTTIVSFIPVFTMQAAEGKLFGPLAFTKTFALVAALIVALFILPTLAHWFFGFKFKNLRLIKWVNFILVLVGIIGLLLGMVWAGILLMLFGLIGLIKPLIQDKELFKSRFNRKVIDNAELILVVIGVIWLLAKYWLPLGAGNSLILNFIFVALLVGLILGAFGLLQHFYKNILLWCLNNKVIFLLIPTFLILLAVNIWMGFTSVFGFLAKGTDQVGWNVRTTSVWSGLTHTFPGLGKEFMPSLDEGSFLLMPTSMPHSGVEFNRKVVAQLDMLLTGIPEVELAVGKLGRVESALDPAPISMFENLINYKSEYALNEKGHRKRFKTDNKNRFILTNGDTLTNEEVLLRGISTNELIPHENGSYFRNWRTHIKSSNDIWKEIVAVSKIPGVTSAPKLQPIETRLVMLQTGMRAPMGIKIFGPDLVTIEQFGLKLEGILKEVPSVKAEAAFADRIVGKPYIHLNINRDEISRYGLNIEDVQQTIETAIGGMKISSTVEGRERFPIRVRYPRELRDDPESLSKILIPTPTGAQIPLGQLLDIEYVRGPQAIKSENTFLVAYVLFDKREGFAEVDVVNDAQEMIQRRIDAGELIVPAGVNYKFSGSYENQIRAEKRLTIIVPIVLLIIFLILYFQFKSVTTSLMIFSGIAMAFSGGFIMLWLYGQGWFADFSVFGMNMRELFQMHTVNLSVAVWVGFIALFGLATDDGVLMGTYLDQSFERNPTKTINGIKQAVVEAGERRIRPAVMTTATTVIALLPILTSTGRGSDIMVPMAIPAFGGMIVAAITYFIVPTLYCMREEYKLKRQSS is encoded by the coding sequence GTGCTAAATAAAATAATCAAATACTTTTTAGAGAATAAGTTGGTTACGCTACTTGTTCTGCTTGGCTTAATAGCCTGGGGTATTGTTACCGCACCATTTGGATGGCAAGTAGGAGGCTTGCCATCCGACCCGGTTCCGGTAGATGCCATCCCCGACATCGGTGAAAACCAACAAATAGTGTTTACTCCATGGGCAGGGCGTTCACCACAAGATATTGAAGACCAAATCTCCTACCCGCTAACTACCTATTTGTTGGGTATTCCCGGAGTAAAGACTATTCGGAGTTCCTCGATATTTGGGTTTTCGAGCATTTATATTATCTTTGATGAAGACATTGAATTTTATTGGTCACGCTCTCGCATCCTTGAAAAATTGAGTTCGTTACCGTCAGGTTTGCTCCCTGATGGTGTCCAACCTACCTTGGGTCCCGATGCAACTGCTTTGGGACAAATTTATTGGTACACGCTTGAAGGGAGAGACAAAGAAGGCAATCCAACCGGTGGATGGGATTTGCATGAAATCCGTACCGTTCAGGATTTCTATGTAAAATATGGTCTGAATGCAAGCGAAGGAGTTTCGGAAGTGGCTTCCATTGGTGGTTTTGTACAGGAGTATCAGATTGATGTAAATCCCGATGCGTTGAAAGTATATAATATTCCACTATATAAAGTAATGCAGGCAGTCCAAAAATCAAACCGAGATGTTGGTGCAAAAACCATAGAAATCAATCAGGCTGAATATCTTGTACGCGGCTTAGGCTATGTTAAAAGTGTAGAAGATATTGAAAAAGCAGTCGTTGCTGTTCAGGACAATGTCCCTATTCGCATTAAGGATATTGCTTTTGTAACACTCGGACCCGCCTCTCGCAGAGGTGTGCTTGACAAAGACGGAGCCGAAGTGGTGGGCGGTGTTGTTGTTGCCCGATATGGTGCCAACCCATTACAAGTCATTAATAATTTAAAAGATAAAATTAAAGAGATTTCGCCCGGCTTACCCCAAAAAACACTTGCAAATGGAGTAGTTAGCCAACTAACAATTGTGCCTTTTTACGACCGTTCGGAACTTATTTATGAGACATTGGGAACATTGGAAGAGGCTTTGTCACTTCAAATATTAATTACCATTTTGGTGATTATTGTTATGATTTATAATCTGAGGGCATCGTTGCTCATCTCGAGCCTATTGCCAATTGCAGTTCTTATGGTTTTTATTGCGATGCGTTATTTTGGGGTTGATGCCAATATAGTAGCCCTTTCCGGAATTGCCATTGCAATTGGGACGATGGTTGATTTGGGCATTATCCTTACTGAGAATGTAATAAAACACCTTGATGAAGCTCCACCCGAACAAAAGCTAATTACAACCATATATAAGGGTTCGGCGGAAGTAAGCTCCGCAATTCTTACTGCGGTTTCGACCACCATTGTGAGTTTTATTCCTGTATTTACCATGCAGGCTGCCGAAGGTAAATTATTTGGTCCTCTTGCCTTTACCAAAACCTTTGCTTTGGTTGCTGCACTTATTGTTGCCTTATTCATTTTACCCACATTAGCACATTGGTTTTTTGGTTTTAAATTCAAAAATCTCCGCCTTATTAAATGGGTAAATTTTATCCTTGTTTTAGTGGGTATTATTGGATTATTACTTGGAATGGTATGGGCGGGTATCTTGCTTATGTTATTTGGATTAATCGGATTAATCAAACCACTAATCCAAGATAAGGAACTGTTTAAGAGTCGTTTTAATCGAAAAGTTATAGATAATGCAGAATTGATTTTAGTGGTTATCGGCGTAATTTGGCTTTTAGCAAAATACTGGTTACCGCTTGGAGCAGGCAATAGTCTTATACTTAACTTTATTTTTGTTGCCCTGTTGGTTGGTTTAATTCTGGGAGCATTTGGTTTATTACAACATTTCTACAAAAATATATTGCTTTGGTGTTTGAACAATAAAGTGATATTTCTCCTTATTCCGACCTTTTTAATTCTTTTGGCAGTAAATATCTGGATGGGCTTTACGAGCGTTTTTGGATTTTTAGCAAAAGGAACAGACCAGGTTGGCTGGAATGTCAGAACTACTTCAGTTTGGTCGGGATTAACCCATACTTTCCCGGGATTAGGGAAGGAGTTTATGCCCTCACTGGATGAAGGTAGCTTTTTGCTTATGCCAACATCAATGCCTCATTCGGGCGTCGAATTTAACCGGAAAGTTGTAGCCCAATTGGATATGTTGCTTACAGGCATCCCTGAAGTAGAACTTGCTGTGGGTAAGCTGGGCAGAGTTGAATCGGCACTTGATCCGGCACCAATATCTATGTTTGAGAATTTAATTAACTACAAATCCGAATATGCACTCAATGAAAAGGGGCATCGCAAAAGATTTAAAACTGATAATAAGAACCGTTTTATACTTACAAACGGAGATACTTTGACCAATGAAGAGGTGCTCTTACGTGGTATATCAACAAACGAACTGATACCACATGAAAATGGCAGCTATTTCCGAAACTGGCGTACACACATCAAATCATCCAATGATATTTGGAAAGAAATAGTAGCTGTATCAAAAATACCGGGTGTTACTTCGGCTCCAAAATTACAGCCTATTGAAACCCGACTTGTAATGTTACAAACCGGAATGCGAGCACCTATGGGCATTAAAATTTTTGGACCCGACCTTGTAACTATCGAACAATTTGGTTTAAAGTTGGAAGGCATTCTTAAAGAAGTTCCATCGGTAAAAGCAGAAGCTGCATTTGCCGACAGGATTGTAGGTAAACCATACATTCATCTGAATATCAATCGTGATGAAATTTCCCGATACGGCTTAAATATTGAAGATGTGCAACAAACTATTGAAACAGCAATTGGCGGAATGAAGATTTCCTCTACGGTTGAAGGACGCGAGCGTTTCCCGATAAGAGTGCGTTACCCGCGAGAACTCCGGGATGACCCTGAATCGCTAAGTAAAATCCTTATACCAACACCAACAGGGGCTCAAATACCACTTGGGCAATTGCTTGATATCGAATATGTACGTGGACCTCAAGCTATAAAAAGTGAAAATACTTTTCTGGTAGCTTATGTGCTTTTCGATAAGCGGGAAGGATTTGCTGAAGTAGATGTGGTGAACGATGCCCAAGAAATGATTCAACGTAGAATTGATGCGGGAGAACTCATTGTTCCGGCAGGTGTGAATTACAAATTTTCAGGAAGTTACGAAAATCAGATACGTGCAGAAAAGCGATTAACAATCATTGTACCTATTGTGTTACTGATTATTTTTCTGATTTTATATTTTCAGTTCAAATCAGTAACTACTTCACTCATGATTTTTTCCGGTATTGCTATGGCTTTCAGCGGAGGTTTTATTATGCTTTGGTTATACGGGCAGGGTTGGTTTGCCGATTTTTCGGTGTTTGGAATGAATATGCGTGAATTGTTCCAAATGCACACCGTTAACC